A single window of Liolophura sinensis isolate JHLJ2023 chromosome 6, CUHK_Ljap_v2, whole genome shotgun sequence DNA harbors:
- the LOC135468827 gene encoding ionotropic receptor 25a-like — translation MDAKTSYAILASVLVMFLSPVWANSDTSLSTQTIVAVLDSGRIDLAEDVNKGLQYYHMSNPGDAQFVLKTVYSRDLDSCGALDEVCELLENGTSLLLDLSSPHVAPVVRSMAAYMSVPYVSVLDESYFSLVHCNSSLSVSAIPPATIMLKSIGDIVTHENLTNVAIIYDNSFDLQNVPRRVLTDIPTEHMYLRMAETDAELVKQVQRIKDLELANFFLVCNDTNAEKFLGQANRDGLADNKYSFFVLTKSSRVFCSNCRKKMNIIVISGNAQGSLEATNKYVEFMKTFNPKYSRYFVNVDKSFVFDLTVLLAEAFANLTKFTEFNYTNCYTADSPQLEAVEQTIQYNKAVREARRQGVFGTLASDGHVVKQDLTLSLRRQVFEKGETLSHTRIANWTEMNGLLVDSGSSITLQNVKRQYRVVTVPTSPPFVMKTLLSNGSYTYQGYCVDLLNKIAEKMGFDYVIFDSPDGLFGNMHANGTWNGVIRELIDKRADIAIGPLSVMAERENVIDFTVPYYDLVGITILMKKPAIEYTLFKFMTVLDGDVWGCSVAAFFIVSFLLFVFDKFSPYSYQNNKLTWTGEGPEPRVFSIKEGVWFCMMSLTPQGGGEAPRALSGRLLAATWWLFGFIMIAIYTANLAAFLTVSRLDTPIETLDDLAKQFKTKYAPMEGSGSQVYFQRMADIENRFYSIWKEMSLNDSLNAVERAKLAVWDYPVSDKFTNMWDSMKTSEFPKDIEDAKWRVKNEDFAYIGDATSNKYATLHDCDLWEVGEEFSRKPYALAVQEGSPLKNEISNVILQLLNQRYLEELKSRWWQHEKKNCPEVESETDGISINNIGGVFLVIVIGTGLGLLTLAVEVYLYKYRPSRQRKMPVTKSLDQVKTNNIRKMSLTIPDPKREESELKGMNKNNNMSSPKIMPRMSYGEDNRGFDEVSEKL, via the exons TGGCTGTTTTGGACAGTGGCCGCATTGATCTGGCTGAGGATGTCAACAAAGGTCTGCAGTATTACCATATGTCCAACCCGGGGGATGCCCAGTTTGTGTTGAAGACCGTCTACTCCAGAGACTTGGATTCGTGTGGGGCCTTGGATGAGG TGTGCGAGTTACTGGAAAATGGGACCTCCTTGCTGCTCGACCTATCGTCCCCGCACGTGGCCCCTGTCGTCCGCTCAATGGCCGCCTATATGAGCGTACCTTACGTCTCCGTGCTTGATGAGTCCTATTTCTCTCTGGTCCACTGTAATTCTAGCCTCTCCGTCAGCGCCATACCCCCTGCCACGATCATGCTTAAGTCCATTGGAGATATCGTCACTCACGAAAACTTAACCAACGTGGCAATTATTTATGACAACTCATTCG ACTTACAAAATGTGCCCCGTCGAGTCCTGACGGACATCCCCACAGAGCATATGTACCTCCGCATGGCGGAGACAGATGCAGAACTGGTCAAACAGGTGCAAAGGATCAAAGATCTTGAGCTGGCCAACTTTTTCTTGGTTTGTAATGACACCAACGCCGAGAAGTTTTTGGGCCAG GCTAATCGGGACGGGTTGGCTGATAACAAGTACAGCTTCTTTGTTCTCACAAAA AGTTCTCGTGTGTTCTGTTCCAACTGTCGTAAGAAAATGAATATCATCGTTATCAGTGGCAATGCCCAAGGCTCATTGGAAGCTACTAACAAATACGTGGAGTTTATGAAGACATTCAACCCCAAGTACAGTCGATATTTCGTCAAT GTCGATAAATCGTTTGTCTTCGATCTGACCGTCCTCCTGGCAGAGGCTTTCGCTAATCTTACCAAATTCACCGAATTCAACTACACAAACTGCTACACGGCGGACTCTCCTCAACTAGAGGCAGTAGAGCAAACGATCCAGTACAACAAAGCAGTACGAGAG GCAAGAAGACAAGGGGTTTTTGGGACGTTGGCCAGTGATGGCCACGTGGTCAAGCAAGATCTAACATTGTCTCTCCGACGACAGGTGTTTGAGAAAGGAGAAACACTGAGTCACACTAGG ATTGCCAACTGGACAGAGATGAACGGTCTTTTGGTTGACAGCGGCAGTTCGATAACCTTACAGAACGTGAAGAGACAGTACAGAGTCGTGACAGTTCCAACG TCACCACCGTTTGTAATGAAGACTCTCCTATCAAACGGGTCTTACACGTATCAAGGTTATTGTGTGGATCTTCTGAATAAGATAGCGGAAAAGATGGGCTTTGACTACGTTATCTTCGACTCTCCCGACGGACTCTTCGGGAACATGCACGCCAACGGAACCTGGAATGGCGTTATCCGAGAGCTCATTGACAAA AGAGCAGACATCGCGATTGGGCCCCTGTCAGTCATGGCAGAGCGTGAGAATGTAATCGACTTCACGGTGCCGTACTACGACCTGGTGGGAATCACGATTCTCATGAAGAAACCCGCCATCGAgtacacgctgttcaaattcaTGACTGTCCTAGACGGCGATGTCTGGGGATGCTCTGTGGCTGCTTTCTTCATCGTCAGCTTCCTGTTGTTTGTATTTGACAAGTTTAGCCCTTATAGTTACCAGAACAACAAGCTGACGTGGACTGGGGAAGGCCCGGAGCCGCGCGTGTTCAGTATCAAGGAAGGCGTCTGGTTCTGTATGATGTCATTAACACCTCAAG GTGGAGGGGAAGCTCCTCGTGCGTTATCTGGGCGCTTACTTGCTGCCACATGGTGGTTGTTCGGCTTTATCATGATAGCCATCTATACAGCTAATCTGGCCGCTTTCCTCACCGTCTCTAGGCTGGACACGCCTATAGAAACCTTGGACGATTTGGCGAAACAGTTCAAAACGAAATACGCCCCAATGGAGGGCTCAGGGTCGCAGGTTTATTTCCAAAGAATGGCGGATattgaaaacagattttacag CATCTGGAAAGAGATGAGCCTGAACGATAGTCTGAACGCCGTGGAGCGGGCTAAACTGGCCGTATGGGATTACCCTGTCAGTGACAAGTTTACCAACATGTGGGATTCCATGAAAACTTCTGAGTTTCCCAAAGACATTGAGGACGCAAAATGGAGAGTCAAAAATGAAGATTTTGCATACATAG gAGACGCCACTTCGAACAAATACGCCACGTTACATGACTGCGACTTGTGGGAGGTGGGCGAAGAGTTCAGTCGGAAACCTTATGCTTTAGCTGTGCAGGAAGGTTCCCCACTCAAAAACGAGATCTCCAATGT GATTCTTCAGCTGTTAAACCAGCGTTATTTGGAGGAGTTGAAATCAAGATGGTGGCAGCACGAGAAGAAGAATTGCCCGGAAGTGGAAAGTGAAACTGACGGTATCAGCATCAATAACatagggggcgtcttcctcgtTATCGTCATCGGCACGGGCCTGGGGCTGCTAACCCTCGCTGTGGAGGTTTACTTATACAAATACCGACCGAGTCGCCAGAGGAAGATGCCCGTGACCAAATCGCTGGATCAAGTCAAGACGAACAACATCCGCAAAATGTCGTTGACCATCCCAGACCCGAAACGCGAGGAGAGTGAACTGAAAGGgatgaacaaaaacaataatatgTCCTCACCGAAAATCATGCCAAGAATGTCTTACGGAGAGGACAACAGAGGGTTTGATGAAGTCTCGGAAAAACTCTGA